In a single window of the Elusimicrobiota bacterium genome:
- a CDS encoding nucleoside deaminase, which yields MAKDPFLRSALEEARQGLAEGGIPIGSVLVKDGKILGRGHNRRVQLGDPMAHAEIDCLRQAGRIGGYAGTVLYSTLMPCYLCSGAVVQFGIRKVFAGESRNFPGGPEFLRSHGVEVVDLDDEECAGLMSRFIAENPRLWNEDIGK from the coding sequence ATGGCAAAAGACCCGTTTCTGCGGTCCGCGCTCGAGGAGGCCCGCCAAGGCCTGGCCGAGGGCGGCATTCCCATCGGTTCGGTCCTGGTCAAGGACGGTAAGATCCTGGGCCGCGGGCACAACCGCCGGGTCCAGCTGGGAGACCCCATGGCCCACGCCGAGATAGACTGCCTGCGCCAGGCCGGGCGCATCGGCGGCTACGCCGGGACCGTTCTATACTCCACCCTCATGCCCTGCTATCTCTGCTCGGGGGCCGTGGTCCAGTTCGGCATCCGCAAGGTCTTCGCCGGGGAGTCCCGGAATTTTCCCGGAGGCCCCGAGTTCCTGCGCTCCCACGGGGTCGAGGTCGTGGACTTGGACGATGAGGAGTGCGCCGGGCTCATGAGCCGCTTCATCGCGGAGAACCCCCGCCTCTGGAACGAGGATATCGGCAAGTAG
- a CDS encoding FKBP-type peptidyl-prolyl cis-trans isomerase: MKKLGLILILGGVAASVTLAKDSRLDFKSEEQKVLYTLGWALGRNISVFNLAPEELPYVSEGLKDSVLGKTTAQVDLNAYGDKINGLAQARVTAQAEARKKKEKPLLESAAKETGAQVLPSGLVYKELKAGTGPSPKASDTVSANYTGTLADGTVFDSSSKHGGPLDFPLNGVIPCWTEGIQRMKVGGKAKIVCPSSLAYGDRGQPPVIPGGAALVFEVELVKIAKPEAEKKAGLKGK; the protein is encoded by the coding sequence ATGAAGAAATTAGGTTTGATTCTCATCCTCGGCGGCGTCGCCGCCTCGGTTACATTGGCCAAGGATTCCCGCCTCGACTTCAAGAGCGAGGAGCAGAAAGTCCTCTACACCTTGGGCTGGGCCCTGGGCCGGAACATCTCGGTCTTCAACCTGGCTCCCGAGGAACTCCCCTACGTCTCGGAGGGCCTCAAGGACTCGGTGCTCGGCAAAACCACCGCCCAGGTGGACTTGAACGCCTACGGCGACAAGATCAACGGCCTGGCCCAGGCCCGGGTGACGGCCCAGGCCGAGGCCCGGAAGAAAAAGGAAAAGCCCTTATTGGAGAGCGCCGCCAAGGAGACAGGGGCCCAAGTCCTGCCCTCCGGCTTGGTCTATAAGGAACTCAAGGCCGGCACGGGCCCTTCCCCCAAGGCCAGCGACACGGTCAGCGCCAACTACACCGGAACTTTGGCCGACGGCACGGTCTTCGACAGCTCCTCCAAGCACGGCGGACCCCTGGATTTCCCCCTGAACGGGGTCATCCCTTGCTGGACCGAGGGCATCCAGAGGATGAAGGTCGGCGGGAAGGCCAAGATCGTCTGCCCCTCGTCGCTGGCCTACGGCGACCGCGGCCAGCCGCCGGTGATTCCAGGGGGCGCCGCCTTGGTTTTCGAGGTCGAGCTCGTCAAGATCGCCAAGCCCGAGGCGGAGAAAAAAGCCGGCCTGAAGGGGAAATAG
- a CDS encoding CPXCG motif-containing cysteine-rich protein, producing MPGPRDEELQSVFNEVSAAPSAVRTEQWLQVACPYCSEDFEVRLTSEEDGQSLYEDCQVCCRPIVLRVSNEDGELQVDAHRS from the coding sequence ATGCCAGGCCCTCGAGACGAGGAGCTTCAATCGGTTTTCAACGAGGTTTCGGCGGCCCCCAGCGCCGTGCGCACCGAGCAATGGCTCCAAGTGGCCTGCCCCTACTGCTCCGAGGATTTTGAGGTCCGCTTGACGTCCGAGGAAGATGGACAAAGCCTCTACGAGGACTGCCAGGTCTGCTGCCGTCCCATTGTTTTGCGTGTCAGCAATGAGGACGGCGAACTGCAAGTCGACGCCCACAGATCCTGA